The sequence TGCCTTCGGACTTGTACAGGCCTTCCAGTGCGGTGTTTTTGGCCGGGTCGATGCGGGTAACCAGGGTCAAAACCCCGCTGTCTTTGTCCATGGGCAGCACCAGGTTGCCCTCCCCCAGGCGGTACTCATCTGCTGCCAGGGAGACGCCGTCGATGGACACGGACACCAGCTCCAGCTCCTCACCCACCAGCGCCAATTCAGTGGCACCAGGCTGAGTGCGGCGGATGGCGCTTTGAGCGGTCACCAAAGTGGCATGGTCTTCCAGCTGCACCGTCAGGTGAAGGGTGTCTATCTGATAGGGACTGGCGTGATAATCTAGGCGGTGGCGGGCTGTCGGCTGCGACATGGTTGTCCTCCTGGGAACTGGCCGGGCGGATGTCGCCACCGAATCCATGTCGGTGTTCGCCCGGATAAAGAGTAATGGGCCATTATAACAACAAAACGCGCCGCTCCAGACGGATGCGACGCGTTTGCTGCAGATTTGCTCAGTGGTTCGCCAGAGGCGTTACAGGTTGAGCACCCCAATCAGGTTGAGGAACACCAGGATGATGGCCACAGGGGCGATGTACCTCAGGCAGGTCTGCCACAGCAGGTAGAGCCCAGGCTCGGTGTCCAGCATCTTGCGGCTGATCTGCTCTTTTACCGCCCAGGCGCTGAAGACCGAGATGATCAATCCACCCAGAGGCAGCATGATGTTGGCAGTGATGTAATCCAGCAGATCGAAGTAGCTCATCTTGATGTCGCCCCACAGGGAGACGACGCTCCACTCGGCGCCGGTGAGGGAGAACACCGTCAGCAAGCTCACCAACCAGATGGCGAAGCCCGCTACCGCCGCCGCCTGCCAGCGCAACAGACCGCGATGCTCTACCAGCCAGGCCACACTGGACTCAATCAAGGCAATGGAGGAGGTAAAGGCCGCCACCACCACCATCAGGAAGAAGCTGCCGCCAAACAACCACCCCAGGGGCATCTGACCAAAGGCGATGGGCAGGCTCTGGAAAATCAAACCCGGACCGGCCCCGGCGGGCAAGCCGTTGGCGAACACTATGGGGAAGATCGCCAGTCCGGCCATCAATGCCACCAGAGTATCCATCAGGGCGATGTAGACCGAGGTCTTCACCAGCGAGGTGCCCTCGGGAAGATAGGCGCCGTACATGATCATGATCCCCGACGCCAGAGACAGGGTAAAGAAGCTGTGGCCCAGGGCGATCAACACCCCGTTCCAACTCAGTTTGGAAAAGTCCGGCTCGAACATGAAGCGCACCGCCTGGCCAAACTCACCGGTGTTGGCGGCGTAGAGCACCATGATGGTCAGCAGCACGAAGAGGATGGGCATCATATAGTTGACCGCTTTTTCCAGGCCCTTCTGCACCCCCTTGCCCACGACGATGATGGTACCCAGAACGATCACCCCACTCCAGCCAAGCAGTGGGTAGGGGCTGGCATTGAGGTTGGAGAACAGCTGACCTATCTCATCGGCACTGCGGCCGGTAAAACTGCCGGTGAAGCCGTACCAGGTGTAGGCCACCGCCCAGCCGGCGATCACCACATAGAAGGAGAGAATCAGAAAACCGGCGATCACCCCACCCCACCCGGTAACCCGCCAGGCGCTGGAGCGGCCGGAGTCCCGAGCCAGCTTGATCACCGACTTGGAAGGGGCCAGACGACCATACTTACCGATCATCACCTCGGCCATCATCACCGGAACACCGATAAGGGCGATGCACACCAGATAGACCAGAACGAAGGCACCGCCGCCGTTCTCGCCCATGATGTAGGGAAACTTCCAGATATTACCCAAGCCTACCGCGGCGCCGGTGGCGGCCAGAATGTAGGTAAATCGGTTGGACCACCTTCCGTGATACTCAGACATCTTGTGACTCCCTTACTCCACCGGTACCTCGCTGCATGGGCATGCATCCGGCTTATTTTGTTAATATATTGTTTATTTATTATAGCTTTACCATAGCTGGTGCCCTCTGACTAGGAGGGAACAGGGGGCATTTTCAGGGGATAACCCCATTCTGGGGCGAGGTGCCAGTGCCATCCTCTAAGGCGGGCAGCAACCATGGCACGGAGAACGGAATGAGAGCGGGATCACAAACGATCCCTACAGACGAAAAAAAGGCCGCTAAGCGGCCTTTTTTCAATCAACAGAGCATCACTTCTGTTTGGCGAGTCGGGTCCAGTCGACCATATCCAGGGTGATGTTGGCGGACTCCGCCAGCAGGTAATCGTTGTCCTGCTCATCACTGTCTGTTTCAGGCTCGTCGTCCAGAGACTTGATCGGCTCTTCACCATTGCGGGCACGACGCTCATTGATGCGCGCCAGGGACTGGTCGTCCTCTTCCTGCTCCTTGGCTTTGCGCTCGGCAAGCACCAGAGACACGTAGCCTTTGTCCTTCTCCACCCGGTAGGTGGCGATGTCCTCGGCCAGGTAACCGAACTCGGGGTTGGACTCGGTGCGCTTCACGAAGTTGTCGTTGAGGCTGGACACCATGGTCTGGGGCACCAGATTCAGGGACTGATAGCTGGCCTTGGGCACGGTGTCCCACGGCAACGCATTGTCCTCCTGGGACTCACCGTACTCACCAGGTTCGAAGAAGCTGGGGAACTCGATGTCCGGGGTTACCCCCTTGATCTGAGTGCTGCCACCATTGATGCGATAGAAGCGGGCAATGGTGTACTGCACGTGGCCCATGGGCTTTTCAAACAGATCGTATGACTTGCCCAGGCTGCGGTGCTGCTGAACCGTACCTTTACCGAAGGTGGGCTCACCAATCACCATGGCGCGGCCATAATCCTGCATCGCCGCGGCGAAGATCTCGGAGGCTGACGCACTGTAACGGTTCACCAGCACGGTCAGCGGACCGTCGTAACTGATGCGACCGTCACTGTCACGGTTGATGTTGATGCGACCGCGCTGATCGCGAATCTGCACCACCGGGCCCTGAGAGATAAACAGACCGGTCAGCAGAGTCGCTTCAGACAGAGAACCACCGCCGTTGTTACGCAGGTCGATAAGAATCGCTTCGACGTTGTCCTGTTCCAGCTTCTCCAGCTCCTTGGACACATCCTGGCTGATGTTCACGTAGAAACTGGGGATCTCGATAACACCGATGCGGCGTCCCTGGTTCGGACCCTCATCGGGGACGTACACTTCGGACTTCACCGCGCGATCTTCAAGTTTCACCTTGTCGCGGACGATCACCACAGACTTGGGCTTGGCGTTGTTACCGCCCTTCTTCGGCAGGATCTCCAGGGTCACCTTGGTGCCCTTGGGTCCCTTGATCAGGTCAACCACGTCGTCCAGACGCCAGCCGATCACGTCCACCGGCTTCTCACCCTCCTGGCCCACACTGATGATGCGGTCCTCGGGTTTGACGCCACCGCTCTTGTCCGCCGGGCCACCGGGCACCAGGGAACGGATGGTGGTGTAGTCATCCTCCACCTGCAGCACGGCACCGATGCCTTCCAGAGAGAGGTTCATCTCGGTCTGGAAGCGATCCGCATTGCGGGGAGAAAGATAACTGGTGTGAGGCTCAATGGTGTAGGCAAAGGCGCCCATCACGTTCTGGAACACATCTTCGCTGTGGGTCTGACTCAGGCGCTTGAGGGCGTTGTTGTAACGCTTGCCGAGCATCTCTTTGATCTCGGGCCACTCTTTGCCGGTCATCTTCAGGTTCAGGGCGTCATTCTTGACACGCTGACGCCAGAGTTCATCCAGCTGAGCTTCGTTGGAGGCCCAGGGAGACTCTTCACGGTCGAAGTAGTACTTATCGCCCTCTTTGGTGAAATCAAAGGGGGTTTCCAGAAGCTTCAGGGCGTAGCTGAATCTCTGGTAACGCTTATCCAGCGCCTGCTGATAGATGGCGTAGGCGTCCTTCATCTCACCCTTGGCAATCAGGCTGCCAAAGGTGTTGCGGTACTTGCGGAAGCCATCCACGTCGGCCTGGGTAAAGATGCTCTTGTTGTAATCGAGCTGCTCCAGGTAACGATCAAAGATCTCACCGGAGAACGCCTGGTCCATGGCGAACTTACGGTAATGGGAACGAGTAAACAGATTGGTGATCCGTTTGCTGGCGACCTTATGTTGCGCCTCCTGGCTAAGGACGGGGATCTCCTCCTCAGAGATGACCGGTGAGAGGGCCAGGGCCTGGACACTGAACAGCGCGCCAGCGAACAAGGTGGCCAATGTTGTCATCTTGAGACTCGTTTTCACCATAAGTGCTTTACTCCTTAAAGCCGGCTCGGATTAGATGCGGATGTGGGACGCTTTAACCTTGATGGTCATCCCGGAATCCAGGCGAACCTGAACGTCATCTTTGTTGATGTCTACCACCACACCGTTCGCCGGAGCTCGGCCCAGCTGAACTTTAACTTTCTGGTCCACGCTAAGGGCATCGGCCTCAACACTCTTGAGTTCGGGACGAGGTTTAGCGGGACGTTTGGCTCCTTCAGGCTTGCTGCGAGGGGCGCCGGAAGGTTTACCCTTCAGCTTAGACCGTTTATTTGCCGCCGGGGTTCCTTTGTCACCCTGAGGCTTTTGTGCGGCCTTGCGCTCCTTGGCGCGCTCCTGGCTCTCTTTCAGGGCCTGCTGAGCGTGCTCGACGTGCTGAGCGTCGATCTCGCCACAGGGGGTACCGTCCAGATCGACACGCTGAACGCCCTCTTTGATGGAGCGCAGGTAACGCCAGCTGTTGGTGTAACGACGCATCGCCTGGCGCAGCTGAGTCTTGCTCACGCGCTCGTCGTCAGCCAGGTTCTCCGCCAGCTCCTGAAACAGGCCGATCTTCAGCGGCTTGGCATCGCCTTCCTGGCTGAAGCAGTTAGGGAACTTTTCACACAGAAAGGCGATTACTGCCTTGATGTCGGAAAGCTTGGTTTGGTTCTCAGTAGTCATCAAATTCATCCTGACCCGAACTGTTGTTGAAATGCTCGTAGAGGGAATCGACAAACCCCTCGATCATTTCATCGTCCAACTCCGTAAGTTCGGGATTGTGTTGCCAATAGGGCCAGATGGTTTCCAGCATCGCTTCCAGGGAAGCGGGATCCATGTCGTCATCGGCCGCGTCATAAACTGCATGATAGAGGCGATTGAGGTTATCTGCCGCCAGTTCCTCTTCGCCTTCCCAATCACCCACCCCTTCGGGGTCG is a genomic window of Ferrimonas sp. YFM containing:
- a CDS encoding sodium-dependent transporter, which encodes MSEYHGRWSNRFTYILAATGAAVGLGNIWKFPYIMGENGGGAFVLVYLVCIALIGVPVMMAEVMIGKYGRLAPSKSVIKLARDSGRSSAWRVTGWGGVIAGFLILSFYVVIAGWAVAYTWYGFTGSFTGRSADEIGQLFSNLNASPYPLLGWSGVIVLGTIIVVGKGVQKGLEKAVNYMMPILFVLLTIMVLYAANTGEFGQAVRFMFEPDFSKLSWNGVLIALGHSFFTLSLASGIMIMYGAYLPEGTSLVKTSVYIALMDTLVALMAGLAIFPIVFANGLPAGAGPGLIFQSLPIAFGQMPLGWLFGGSFFLMVVVAAFTSSIALIESSVAWLVEHRGLLRWQAAAVAGFAIWLVSLLTVFSLTGAEWSVVSLWGDIKMSYFDLLDYITANIMLPLGGLIISVFSAWAVKEQISRKMLDTEPGLYLLWQTCLRYIAPVAIILVFLNLIGVLNL
- the prc gene encoding carboxy terminal-processing peptidase; its protein translation is MTTLATLFAGALFSVQALALSPVISEEEIPVLSQEAQHKVASKRITNLFTRSHYRKFAMDQAFSGEIFDRYLEQLDYNKSIFTQADVDGFRKYRNTFGSLIAKGEMKDAYAIYQQALDKRYQRFSYALKLLETPFDFTKEGDKYYFDREESPWASNEAQLDELWRQRVKNDALNLKMTGKEWPEIKEMLGKRYNNALKRLSQTHSEDVFQNVMGAFAYTIEPHTSYLSPRNADRFQTEMNLSLEGIGAVLQVEDDYTTIRSLVPGGPADKSGGVKPEDRIISVGQEGEKPVDVIGWRLDDVVDLIKGPKGTKVTLEILPKKGGNNAKPKSVVIVRDKVKLEDRAVKSEVYVPDEGPNQGRRIGVIEIPSFYVNISQDVSKELEKLEQDNVEAILIDLRNNGGGSLSEATLLTGLFISQGPVVQIRDQRGRININRDSDGRISYDGPLTVLVNRYSASASEIFAAAMQDYGRAMVIGEPTFGKGTVQQHRSLGKSYDLFEKPMGHVQYTIARFYRINGGSTQIKGVTPDIEFPSFFEPGEYGESQEDNALPWDTVPKASYQSLNLVPQTMVSSLNDNFVKRTESNPEFGYLAEDIATYRVEKDKGYVSLVLAERKAKEQEEDDQSLARINERRARNGEEPIKSLDDEPETDSDEQDNDYLLAESANITLDMVDWTRLAKQK
- the proQ gene encoding RNA chaperone ProQ, producing the protein MTTENQTKLSDIKAVIAFLCEKFPNCFSQEGDAKPLKIGLFQELAENLADDERVSKTQLRQAMRRYTNSWRYLRSIKEGVQRVDLDGTPCGEIDAQHVEHAQQALKESQERAKERKAAQKPQGDKGTPAANKRSKLKGKPSGAPRSKPEGAKRPAKPRPELKSVEADALSVDQKVKVQLGRAPANGVVVDINKDDVQVRLDSGMTIKVKASHIRI